AAGTCttaaagttttcaaagttatgcAAAAAAACTTTCCTGATATGCTAACTAGTTTGCTACTAAGTCTGGTATGCTAACTGATTTGCTAACTGACTCAACTCTGCACAATATCGCAGAAATGACAAAATAACGGTTATTTTCTTAAAACTTGAAATTGTAACATTCAAATAAGTTCTTAAACGGTCAGAAAtgatccaaagctataaatacacttaCTCTtgaccattttgcacttaataaaAATCTCTCTACTGTTCCTAACCTTTTAAGatcattaaagctttcattcaaagtgctctaaattggttttattgctcatcattggcttacctactcatctcttctttatagattctattgtactgagtgagattgagttttaaacacttcttagcatttatgagaggtcattcaagcatttattgaagtttgattgtgaaaagtgtttgggataacacttaatAGAAGTGTAAAGCTAGTTGTAAAAGCTTtagtgagaagatttgtaaagggcttttgtctcttacctttaaaagagaagaatagtggaatgaagactcaaagtggaatctttgagagagtggatgtaagcTAGTTgaaccgaaccactataaaaattcagtgCTCAATTCTCTCAACTCTTACTCTTTAAATTTATGCATTTTTATTTCTGGATTGAAGTATTTTTTGCTgagttaaaaattaatattattttttgtcaACACTGCTACAAACTGAGAAATTCTGTTTACTGttgaatctgctgatatctgatataatTTGACTACTGCTAAATCTGCTGTCAACTGATATATTTATTTACTGCTCTGTTTGTTGTGCTGTGATTTTATTCAGATTACTGAAATTCTTATTGAATGTCAATATATCCTGTTAGATCAATATACTGATGCTTATGAGCCAACTTTGTATCAACTTATCAATTGAGTAATATTGCACATATTTTATAGTAGAAAATTAGGTTGAACCAAGTTGTAATtttttaaagattttgaacaagaaccgaaaaattattttaaagtccaattcatccccctTTTGGACATATTTTGAGACATCAGAGAATTATGCATATAATCAACAGAAGTAGAGTTAAGTTGAACTTCTTTTTTATTAGAGACCTTTATAAAAAGAGCACTAAAACAATCACCAAAAAATTGGAAAATAGTCCAAAACGGCGCCAATAGTTAATCCTGTCTTTACTTTCTTGGACAAGAGTATTTGCCTGTTTCTTCGGCCACCGGTAGACATGTTAGCAACGAGTGTTTATATGCAAGGTAAATGCTCATGGAATGAAGGAAAGAGTCACAACCTCCTTTATTATTATGCAAATGTCATGTCAAAGACATTATTTTGCCACTAAAAAAGTGCAACTTGCACATTCCATCCAGGCTCCAATATTGAGTTATAATGAATACTTCTAGCTGTTGTTAAGGAAATATTGAGTTATAATGAATACTTCTAGCTGTTGTTAAGGAAAAATAAGATGGAATGCAGTCAGAACCCTTGATTTAGACGTGCAAAGGGTTCACATTTAAGTGCACTACTCTGCATTTGGATGGTTAATACTTTAAAGGAAGCTTATTCGGCATGGCCGCACGAATTGAAAACCATCCGATCAAGGCAGATGTACTAGATCAGACGGTTGTTAATTCCTGCATATAGCGAACATTCGCACTGTGGGGAAACAAACCCCACTTTTGTTACTGCTCCTAGGTCAGTGAAGTGTTTTACTAGTTTCTGTTGAGGATTGAGGGAACAGTTTGTCCACTGGCCTGTGTGGCCGGCTCAAGTGATTATATGACAACTGAAATTGGTTAATTAGGACTTCTCTTTCCCCTTGCTTAGCACtgcagaaaaaaaattatatttatatagaaTACTTTTAGACAAACAAACTACAATTTCTAGATTCCAAACTTAAATTCCTCCTCAACCCTCCTGTAAGAGACAAATATACTCGTCATTGGATAACAGTTTCCCACGGTTTGAAGTTGGCTATTGGAAAAGTTGAAACTGGTATAAACTTGCTGGAGATGGAATCCATCATTCATGAAACAGTTCGGAAAATCGCTTACATGCAGACTAAAATGAGTATTATTATTGAACAACAAAACCCTctcttttaataaataaatatatcaaaAAAATCCAGAAAATACTTGATGATGTGACTATCAGCTATaaggactaaaaccaacaaacaaAAAGAACATAATGTACAGAGAAACAAAAGAACTAGGATGCCTGTGCAAAGAATGCCTGACTATGCTTACATGTAGAAAAAGGGTAACCCTAAAAATATAGAAACAATCTGTCAATAATTCAATAAGGAATACTTCACACGCAAAACAATCCTCCCCTTGTCCACCCCAAGCTTCGCTCCTGTTACCAACCAATGGCCTGGAATATCTTGTGGTCCCTTTGACATTTCGCTTACATCAACTATTTTTGCCAGTTTCCCAACATGGCTTGAACCATCTTCCTTCTTATCACTGGATGCCTTCTCATTTGAAACTGATGATGATGCCCCATTGGGTTGTTGTGCATAAGGATTGGAAGGACTATGGTCCCATACAGAGCGCCTTATTGTACAACCTGGAACTTTTGAGAAGAGGAGTTTGAGATGCAACACATTTTTGGCTCCAAAATCCCAAACACCAAGCTGAGCACCAGTGACAATGTGAACACCAGAGAGATCTCCAATGGAAGTATCAGTGTACTCTATTGGTGCAGTGCTTACATGGGAGAAGTTCTTCCACTTGATGGGTTCAAACCAACGGCTGTCTTGCTCCTCAGGACCTTTCCACTTGGGTGCACCTATAGCTATGTGTGCATCCCAATGTGGCTGAAGAATTTTGGGAAGAGACACAAGATGTTGCAAATGGATGGAGAGTCTGTTTTGCTTAATGCCTTCTAGGCTAAGTCTAAGGCCAGTAACTGGCTTACGGCCAACAGTTACCTGCAATACCATACATGATATGAATTAGGCTTATAACCCCATTAAGAGAGATTGATGTGATGTTATGTTTTTGCTGACAGGTTCTAGCAAAAGGAATTCATGGAAGCTTCAAACGAGAAATTTCCACTAGATAGGAAGGAATATGATGTACACTGaggaatttttttatgaaaaattattcaCAGGATacacatttttcacattttaacTCAAATCCTGAAACAGTTGCTAGATGATGTTACTCCATCAATGCTACTTGTCAAGTACTGGCATAAGAGGTGACTCGTACAATAGTTGAAGCTTTCACTTTAAGGCTTTTCACTCTGATTGTCATCATTCAAGTGATAATTCTTCATTCTTATGTACATTTCAAAAGACATACAAGTTGAAATTACTGTTTTTAAAATCTGCCTTCCTATGTAAGTTATTCACCATGGTTTCCTTCTGGTGGTCATTTTTTGTTTGAATACGAACGTTACTCTTACTAGCATACAAATTCAAGTACCTTTTTTATGAAAGCAACATTTCCCAGAATAAGAATGTGAAGGTGAAAAGAACTAAATTTGCATCCCATTTTGCTGCTGCTTTCAATTCATCGTGCACCAACTCTTTATTTTCTCTTTCAATTTTTACATTTCcatcatttatttccttttagaAACATAAGGGAGACAAATCTTTAGGCATTAATTTCTATCAGCATCTATGAAGGTTTTACAACTGCAAAAAATTACCTGATCTGGGCTGATATAGAGCTTGGGGCCCATCAAGCTGAACTGAAGGGATTGGCAAACAGGCTCCTTTCTTTGAAGGTTGTTCTGCTCTGGAGCCCAAACCCGAGCAATTTGGAAATCCAAGAAATATTGCAAATCCTCTATGGGTGGCTTGTCTggcaaaaaaaaatatatgataatTCAATAACCAATATAgtcaaatttaaaatgaaaataaattgtaAAAGATTCCATATAAAAAGTTATTTACAATAAGCCATCTATAGCTGAAATAATGTTAGGCCTTGTTCAAACTTTCCTCACAAATCACTTGATTAAGAGATGCTGGCAACAGCAACAAGGCAGCCATAGGCATGAAGTACTTGAATCTGACTTTATGAAAAATTACAGATATCTCATGaaagtaaaaaaatattttttgtgaagTAATTTTTCATGCTCATCGCTTGTTTGTAAGAAAAATAAACATTTTATATCCAGAATACTACTGAAAAACTGCATCACAGTTTCTGTGATCCTTGACTGAAACAGTAGATTACAAATTGAATCAAATTCATTAGCATAGAGACAAAACCAAAATTTTAAATGAGAACTTACACTCCAAGTACAAGTCAATTGCTCTTGCTAAATGCTTTAAGCCAGGCACTCCTTCAAGCAGAGAAATGATTGGTGTAAAAGTCATATTAATAACATCTGGCGCCAACTGCACAGTTTCTGCCCACTTGGCATGACTCTGCTCAAGATCATCACCTCCTCTCCTTCTAAAAATGACTGTTACATCCTACAACAGTGAATTCAATTTTTACTGATTTCTCACAATTTAGAAcagaaaattatttatttatcaaaGGAAACAGGAAGcaaatgaa
The Hevea brasiliensis isolate MT/VB/25A 57/8 chromosome 18, ASM3005281v1, whole genome shotgun sequence genome window above contains:
- the LOC110661136 gene encoding MACPF domain-containing protein CAD1, whose translation is MSFSSDALTTTLSNSIQALGRGFDVTSDIRLLYCKGAPGSRLVHIDEEHTRDLVVSDGFLLPNVSVDIDCSKGHRHIERIPVCSFHEMAGRFNEKSGISGHIPLGSFNGMFNFTGSWQVDAAATKSLAMVGHFIPLYKVQLAKLNLVLHEEIKRAVPYSWDPASLASFIESYGTHIVTSATIGGRDVVYIRQHQSSSLLVSDIESYVKDITDQRFQDSRSQPSAGPLKYKDKDVTVIFRRRGGDDLEQSHAKWAETVQLAPDVINMTFTPIISLLEGVPGLKHLARAIDLYLEYKPPIEDLQYFLDFQIARVWAPEQNNLQRKEPVCQSLQFSLMGPKLYISPDQVTVGRKPVTGLRLSLEGIKQNRLSIHLQHLVSLPKILQPHWDAHIAIGAPKWKGPEEQDSRWFEPIKWKNFSHVSTAPIEYTDTSIGDLSGVHIVTGAQLGVWDFGAKNVLHLKLLFSKVPGCTIRRSVWDHSPSNPYAQQPNGASSSVSNEKASSDKKEDGSSHVGKLAKIVDVSEMSKGPQDIPGHWLVTGAKLGVDKGRIVLRVKYSLLNY